A stretch of the Sorangium aterium genome encodes the following:
- a CDS encoding RNA polymerase sigma factor — protein sequence MDELALNEAMDRYACGDARAFPELHRALAARLLAYLTRMSGSETLAGDLTQETFLRMHRARSSFARGGAVAPWAYAIARNVYLDHARAQKHRGTERLPSDPGAEPPDARGADAEAVAIASETARAVERTLASLPASQRDAFILLRYEGLSVQDAAAVLGTTTSAVKLRAFRAYEALRAALEELKRRPEADRGAGRGAEEGNDDRPATTRPERSGRRGKGQAGVRGGADGE from the coding sequence ATGGACGAGCTCGCCCTGAACGAAGCGATGGACCGGTACGCGTGCGGCGACGCGCGCGCGTTTCCGGAGCTGCACCGCGCGCTCGCGGCGCGCCTCCTCGCGTACCTCACCCGCATGAGCGGCTCGGAGACGCTCGCGGGCGACCTGACGCAGGAGACGTTCCTGCGGATGCACCGGGCCCGATCGAGCTTCGCCCGCGGCGGCGCCGTCGCGCCGTGGGCCTACGCCATCGCGCGCAACGTCTACCTCGATCACGCGCGCGCCCAGAAGCACCGCGGCACCGAGCGCCTCCCGAGCGATCCCGGCGCGGAGCCGCCAGACGCGCGCGGCGCGGACGCGGAGGCGGTCGCGATCGCCTCCGAGACGGCGCGGGCGGTGGAGCGGACGCTGGCGAGCCTCCCGGCGTCGCAGCGCGACGCGTTCATCCTCCTGCGGTACGAAGGGCTGAGCGTGCAGGACGCCGCGGCGGTCCTGGGGACGACCACGAGCGCGGTGAAGCTCCGCGCGTTCCGCGCCTACGAGGCGCTGCGGGCGGCGCTCGAGGAGCTCAAGCGGCGGCCCGAGGCGGACCGCGGCGCGGGCAGGGGCGCGGAGGAGGGGAACGACGACCGGCCCGCGACAACGAGACCGGAGCGGAGCGGCCGCCGCGGCAAGGGGCAGGCAGGCGTGCGCGGAGGTGCCGATGGTGAATGA
- a CDS encoding VOC family protein: protein MTKSKVHPVPEGQTCFPYLSARSAAEAIEFYKRAFGAREDSRIPMPDGRIGHAELSIGPARFFLSDEYPELGAVSPETLGGSSPAVVVYVEDVDALVAQAAAAGATIDRPPQDKPFGDRTAWLRDPYGHRWSFASRIEDVSPEELQRRLSAM from the coding sequence ATGACGAAGAGCAAGGTCCACCCCGTCCCGGAAGGTCAGACGTGCTTTCCCTACCTGAGCGCGCGGAGCGCCGCGGAAGCCATCGAGTTCTACAAGCGCGCGTTCGGCGCGCGCGAGGACTCGCGCATTCCGATGCCCGACGGGCGGATCGGGCACGCCGAGCTGTCCATCGGCCCCGCCCGGTTCTTCCTGTCGGACGAGTATCCCGAGCTCGGCGCCGTCAGCCCCGAGACGCTGGGAGGCAGCAGCCCGGCCGTCGTCGTCTACGTGGAGGACGTCGACGCGCTCGTCGCGCAGGCCGCGGCGGCAGGCGCGACCATCGATCGCCCGCCGCAGGACAAGCCGTTCGGAGACCGGACGGCCTGGCTCCGCGATCCGTACGGCCATCGCTGGTCCTTCGCGAGCCGGATCGAGGACGTCTCTCCCGAAGAGCTGCAGAGGCGCCTCTCGGCGATGTAG
- a CDS encoding lactonase family protein — protein MQRALLFLAAGLWLGCGGSGAGAANDGATTGVSAGGGGGASQGDGASVSSTSASSASGGGAGGSGGAGGSGAGGGGSQAERSFVVYVGSHEGLFVFRLDDADGALSAVQGPLDAEMNPTFLAVDPAHKHLFAANELNEVDGELSGAVSAFRIDPQGGTLELVNRASSKGAGPAHLSTDRSGRFVLVANYAGGTAAVLPVGQDGALGQAAFDVSFGRRARSHHAMTDPANRFAFVTNLGLDEITQLTFDADTGQMEPNDPPALSLPADTTPRHLEFHPNGRFAYVINESAGSITTLSYDPSRGTFTALATVSTLPDGASAEENASAEVQVSPSGKFVYGSNRGHDSIAIFAVDPERGTLTPAGHASTQGMTPRHFQISPTGKLMLVANEESGNIVAFHVDEATGALEPTGRVTEVPEPTYVGIVALPDR, from the coding sequence ATGCAGCGCGCGCTCCTCTTTCTGGCGGCAGGGCTGTGGCTCGGATGCGGCGGCTCCGGCGCCGGAGCCGCGAACGACGGCGCCACGACGGGCGTCAGCGCCGGCGGCGGTGGCGGCGCGAGCCAGGGCGACGGCGCGAGCGTCAGCAGCACGAGCGCCAGCAGCGCGAGCGGCGGCGGCGCGGGCGGCAGCGGTGGAGCGGGCGGCAGCGGCGCGGGGGGCGGCGGCTCGCAGGCCGAACGCTCGTTCGTGGTCTATGTCGGCAGTCACGAGGGGCTCTTCGTCTTCCGCCTGGACGACGCCGACGGCGCGCTCTCGGCCGTGCAGGGCCCGCTCGACGCCGAGATGAACCCGACTTTCCTCGCCGTCGACCCCGCGCACAAGCATCTCTTCGCGGCGAACGAGCTGAACGAGGTGGACGGGGAGCTGTCGGGCGCGGTGAGCGCGTTCCGGATCGATCCCCAGGGCGGGACGCTCGAGCTCGTCAACAGGGCCTCCTCGAAGGGCGCGGGCCCCGCCCACCTGTCCACGGATCGCTCCGGGCGCTTCGTCCTCGTCGCCAACTACGCCGGCGGGACGGCGGCGGTGCTCCCCGTGGGCCAGGACGGCGCGCTCGGCCAGGCGGCCTTCGACGTGTCCTTCGGCCGCCGGGCGAGGTCGCACCACGCCATGACCGATCCGGCAAACCGGTTTGCGTTCGTCACCAACCTCGGGCTCGACGAGATAACGCAGCTCACCTTCGACGCGGACACGGGCCAGATGGAGCCGAACGACCCGCCCGCCCTCTCGCTCCCCGCGGACACGACGCCTCGGCACCTCGAGTTTCACCCGAACGGCCGGTTCGCCTACGTGATCAACGAGTCTGCCGGCTCGATCACCACCCTGAGCTACGATCCGTCGCGCGGGACGTTCACGGCCCTGGCCACCGTCTCGACCTTGCCCGACGGCGCGAGCGCCGAGGAAAACGCCTCCGCCGAGGTCCAGGTGTCCCCGTCGGGCAAGTTCGTGTACGGGTCGAACCGCGGCCACGACAGCATCGCCATCTTCGCGGTCGATCCCGAGCGGGGCACGCTCACGCCCGCCGGCCATGCCTCGACGCAGGGCATGACGCCGCGCCATTTCCAGATCTCGCCGACAGGCAAGCTGATGCTCGTCGCGAACGAGGAGTCGGGGAACATCGTCGCGTTTCACGTGGACGAGGCGACGGGCGCCCTCGAGCCGACAGGCCGTGTCACCGAGGTCCCCGAGCCCACGTATGTCGGGATCGTGGCCTTGCCGGACAGGTGA
- a CDS encoding NrsF family protein: MVNESDLLKGMEEIPDPAAHLAARPPPAVAKAPAEPSLTRPTRERRSWSALLAGLGWILLVSWWEGFRDDLPSLRVAVPLAVTAALSGLGLLLALSPRARGLPAGVRAIQALVVAVPAGFLAAAVATSPMADPPVPLATHLRCVASAVGTAVLPFTLAALVLRRSFLSAPAWRGAAIGALCGLGVVVGIGTHCDIDDLLHIAFAHGVPIAAGALLGAAAGALRGRA; encoded by the coding sequence ATGGTGAATGAGAGCGACCTACTGAAAGGGATGGAGGAGATCCCCGATCCCGCGGCCCACCTCGCCGCCCGCCCGCCGCCCGCCGTGGCCAAGGCGCCGGCCGAGCCGTCGCTGACGCGCCCGACGCGTGAGCGCCGCTCCTGGAGCGCGCTCCTGGCCGGGCTCGGCTGGATCCTGCTCGTGAGCTGGTGGGAGGGCTTCCGCGACGACCTCCCCTCTCTCCGGGTCGCCGTCCCGCTCGCCGTCACGGCGGCGCTCTCCGGTCTCGGCCTGCTGCTCGCGCTAAGCCCGCGCGCCCGGGGCCTGCCGGCCGGTGTGAGGGCGATCCAAGCGCTCGTCGTCGCGGTGCCGGCCGGGTTCCTGGCCGCGGCCGTCGCGACGTCGCCCATGGCCGATCCGCCGGTGCCGCTGGCGACGCACCTCCGGTGCGTCGCCAGCGCCGTCGGCACGGCGGTCCTGCCGTTCACGCTGGCGGCGCTCGTGCTGCGCCGCTCGTTCCTGTCGGCGCCGGCGTGGCGTGGCGCCGCGATAGGAGCCCTGTGCGGCCTCGGGGTGGTGGTCGGCATCGGGACGCACTGCGACATCGACGATCTCCTCCACATCGCGTTCGCCCACGGCGTGCCCATCGCGGCCGGCGCGCTCCTCGGCGCCGCCGCCGGGGCGCTGCGCGGGCGAGCCTGA
- a CDS encoding HvfC/BufC N-terminal domain-containing protein — MSAAREAGETRGTCETRGTCETRETSNAPPPELAALERALQRSVTAPDGEAITADPRAWLARAGLEGPDLEAMAALPPKRLLLYRSLIRRGLMGAIRAGIPRTAARLGERFEADVARFIEGEPPRSRYLRDVAFEFVGFAAPRWAGDPEVPAYLADLARHELAAFAAACAEQDEEVAAGGASGPLGDEAPGTPRHEAPGPLGEELSLDRGARFQRAAALVRYEHAVHRLQGDESARDVPAREPTRLLVYRDAAHDVRFLELTPLAAEILGRLLAGAALGDAVVAGCAALGHPVDGPVLESTAALLSDLAERGALLGPSR, encoded by the coding sequence GTGAGCGCAGCGCGCGAGGCGGGCGAGACGCGCGGGACGTGCGAGACGCGCGGGACGTGCGAGACGCGCGAGACGTCGAACGCGCCGCCGCCGGAGCTCGCGGCGCTGGAGCGAGCGCTCCAGCGGAGCGTGACCGCGCCGGACGGCGAAGCGATCACGGCCGATCCACGCGCGTGGCTCGCCCGCGCCGGGCTCGAGGGGCCGGACCTCGAGGCGATGGCCGCGCTCCCGCCGAAGCGGCTGCTGCTCTACCGGAGCCTCATCCGTCGCGGGCTGATGGGCGCGATCCGCGCCGGGATCCCCCGGACCGCGGCGCGGCTCGGCGAGCGGTTCGAGGCGGACGTGGCGCGCTTCATCGAGGGGGAGCCGCCCCGGTCGCGCTACCTCCGCGACGTCGCGTTCGAGTTCGTGGGCTTCGCGGCGCCGCGCTGGGCCGGGGATCCGGAGGTCCCCGCGTACCTCGCGGATCTCGCGCGCCACGAGCTGGCCGCCTTCGCGGCGGCGTGCGCCGAGCAGGACGAGGAGGTCGCCGCGGGCGGGGCGTCAGGGCCGCTCGGCGACGAGGCGCCGGGGACGCCGCGCCATGAGGCGCCGGGGCCCTTGGGCGAGGAGCTGTCGCTCGACCGGGGGGCGCGCTTCCAGCGGGCCGCGGCGCTCGTGCGCTACGAGCACGCGGTCCACAGGCTGCAAGGCGACGAGTCCGCGCGCGACGTGCCGGCGCGCGAGCCCACGCGCCTGCTCGTGTACCGCGACGCCGCGCACGACGTGCGCTTCCTCGAGCTCACGCCGCTCGCGGCCGAGATCCTGGGCCGCCTCCTCGCGGGCGCCGCGCTCGGAGACGCCGTGGTCGCGGGCTGCGCCGCGCTGGGACACCCGGTCGACGGGCCGGTGCTGGAGAGCACCGCGGCCCTGCTGAGCGACCTCGCCGAGCGCGGGGCGCTCCTCGGGCCTTCGCGATGA
- the rsmG gene encoding 16S rRNA (guanine(527)-N(7))-methyltransferase RsmG: MPPDERAPLPLPAPAPLTPPEGFAERLAAIGVTLDAAVIAKLGDYLARLLAMNELMNLTSITDPVEVWEKHILDSLTLVPLLEELSAGARLADIGSGGGLPGLPLAIARPDLKVTLVEATQKKASFLAAVAAGLGLTNVSVRAERAEQLGKGDLRGAFDAVTARAVGRLVMLIPLTVPFVRPNGIVLLVKGQRAEEELAEASWVLERQRAAFVKTVGTPTGKIVVLRKAGEEPKRHFGR; the protein is encoded by the coding sequence ATGCCCCCTGACGAACGCGCTCCTCTCCCGCTGCCGGCTCCCGCTCCGCTCACGCCTCCGGAGGGCTTCGCGGAGCGCCTCGCGGCGATCGGCGTCACCCTCGACGCCGCGGTGATCGCCAAGCTCGGCGACTACCTCGCGCGCTTGCTCGCGATGAACGAGCTGATGAACCTCACCTCGATCACGGATCCGGTCGAGGTCTGGGAGAAACACATCCTCGATTCGCTCACGCTCGTGCCCCTCCTGGAGGAGCTGAGCGCGGGGGCGCGCCTCGCCGACATCGGCTCGGGCGGGGGCCTCCCCGGCCTTCCGCTCGCCATCGCTCGGCCCGATCTGAAGGTGACTCTGGTGGAGGCGACGCAGAAGAAGGCTTCGTTCCTCGCCGCGGTGGCCGCGGGCCTCGGGCTCACCAACGTGTCGGTGCGCGCCGAGCGCGCCGAGCAGCTCGGCAAGGGCGATCTCCGCGGCGCGTTCGACGCGGTGACGGCGCGCGCGGTGGGGCGCCTCGTCATGCTGATCCCCCTGACGGTGCCCTTCGTGCGGCCCAACGGGATCGTGCTGCTGGTGAAGGGCCAGCGCGCCGAGGAGGAGCTCGCCGAGGCGAGCTGGGTCCTCGAGCGACAGCGGGCCGCCTTCGTGAAGACCGTGGGGACGCCGACGGGGAAGATCGTGGTGCTGCGGAAGGCGGGGGAGGAGCCGAAGCGCCATTTCGGGCGGTGA
- a CDS encoding ArsR/SmtB family transcription factor, with protein sequence MDAVAQALADPIRREILRMLRDRTATAGAIAGAFPVSRPAVSRHLRVLREAGLVRDAQCGREREYRLELGALAEIEAFLRDLHAASPWHRRFDALETEVRRVGRQRRMATAPPSRDEAKRRKETA encoded by the coding sequence ATGGACGCCGTTGCCCAGGCGCTGGCGGATCCGATCCGGCGGGAGATCCTGCGGATGCTGCGCGATCGCACCGCCACGGCGGGCGCCATCGCCGGCGCGTTTCCGGTCAGCCGCCCGGCGGTCAGCCGACACCTGCGCGTGCTGCGCGAGGCGGGCCTGGTGCGCGACGCCCAGTGCGGTCGCGAGCGCGAGTACCGCCTCGAGCTCGGTGCGCTGGCCGAGATCGAGGCGTTCCTGCGAGATCTGCACGCGGCGAGCCCGTGGCACCGCCGGTTCGACGCGCTCGAGACCGAGGTGCGCCGCGTCGGCCGGCAGCGGCGCATGGCGACCGCCCCCCCGTCCCGCGACGAAGCGAAACGAAG
- a CDS encoding DUF692 domain-containing protein, giving the protein MTGSALTGVGLGLRWEFLDEVLAALDAPDRGARDAALPVPFFELSPENYMRRGGYFPAAIGRVREHRPILTHGLTLSVGGLDPLDAGYLRALGGFLERLDPPFHSDHLCFSGVDGAFLHDLLPLPHTSAAAAHAAARIREAEERLERPMAIENITYYLVPGRASLDEADFLVEVLERAGCRLLLDVNNVYVNARNHGFDPIAFLEKIPPERVAAMHVAGHEWRNDAEVLVDTHGAPAIAPVLDLLARAVARTGPVPVVLERDNDVPPLGALLAELTEVEAAYRRGLAAREARA; this is encoded by the coding sequence ATGACCGGCAGCGCGCTCACCGGCGTCGGCCTCGGGCTCCGATGGGAGTTCCTCGACGAGGTGCTCGCGGCGCTCGACGCGCCCGATCGCGGCGCGCGCGACGCGGCGCTGCCCGTCCCCTTCTTCGAGCTCTCCCCCGAGAACTACATGCGGCGCGGCGGCTACTTCCCCGCCGCGATCGGGCGCGTCCGGGAGCACCGCCCGATCCTGACGCACGGGCTCACCCTGTCCGTCGGCGGGCTCGATCCGCTCGACGCCGGCTACCTGCGCGCGCTCGGGGGGTTCCTCGAGCGGCTCGATCCCCCCTTCCACAGCGACCACCTCTGCTTCTCCGGGGTCGACGGCGCGTTCCTCCACGACCTCCTGCCGCTCCCGCACACGTCCGCGGCCGCCGCCCACGCCGCGGCCCGCATCCGCGAGGCGGAGGAGCGGCTCGAGCGCCCGATGGCGATCGAGAACATCACGTACTACCTGGTCCCGGGCCGCGCCTCGCTCGACGAGGCCGACTTCCTCGTCGAGGTGCTCGAGCGCGCCGGCTGCCGGCTCCTCCTCGACGTGAACAACGTCTACGTCAACGCCCGGAACCACGGCTTCGACCCGATCGCGTTCCTGGAGAAGATCCCTCCCGAGCGCGTGGCCGCGATGCACGTCGCGGGGCACGAGTGGCGCAACGACGCGGAGGTCCTCGTCGACACGCACGGCGCGCCCGCCATCGCCCCGGTGCTCGACCTGCTCGCCCGCGCGGTCGCGCGGACCGGGCCGGTGCCGGTCGTGCTCGAGCGGGACAACGACGTGCCGCCGCTCGGCGCGCTGCTCGCCGAGCTCACCGAGGTCGAGGCGGCGTACCGGCGCGGGCTCGCCGCGCGGGAGGCGCGGGCGTGA